The nucleotide sequence CTGATTAATGAAATTCTGAAGCGTGGTGGTAAACGTGAGAACCTTGAAGTGAAGTTGTTTGGTGGTGGCCAGATGATTGCTTCAATGAGTGATATTGGTCAACGCAATATTTTATTTGCCTATAATTATTTAGCAAACGAAGGTCTGAAAGTCGCAGCTGCTGATGTGGGTGATGTTTTTGCCCGTAAGGTTTTATATTTCCCAGATACCGGCTGCGTCAAAGTCCGGCGTATTAAACAAACCCGTAATGACACATTGATTAAACGGGAAACTGAATATCAGAAATCCGTAGAAACCCCACAACAAAATTCTGCAGGCTCAATCGATTTATTCTGACTAAAAGTGAGACTTGCCTGAATTAAGATGGCCGCAAGCAGTACGGTTCAGAGGATAATATGGCTGAAAAAATAAAGGTATTAATTGTTGACGATTCAGCATTGATTCGTCAGATGCTTAAGGAAATATTTTCAACGATTGACGAAGTCGAAGTGGTGGGTACCGCTGCAGACCCTTACATTGCGCGCGATAAAATTAAACGACTCAATCCGGATGTGTTAACACTGGATGTTGAGATGCCCCGAATGAATGGGTTGCAGTTTTTAGGCAACCTGATGCGTCTGAGGCCAATGCCTGTGGTCATGGTCTCGACGCTGACCGAAGCCGGTGCACCAGAAACGCTGGAGGCTCTGGAGCTGGGAGCGGTTGATTTTATTGCCAAACCCAAAGCCCAGGATCAGGCTGAATTTCAGCAGTTTGCTGCCAGCCTCAAAGAAAAAATTCTGATGGCCGCTAAAGCGCGGGTTCGCGCTTATAGCGGTGAAAAAAAGGCCGCACCCCAGCCGGTTTCTAAAATTCCTTATCACAAGTGGGTTTGTATTGGTTCTTCAACCGGCGGCACCGAGGCGATACGGGAAGTACTGAGCGGAGTCCCGGTTAATTGTCCACCTATTGTGATTACCCAGCACATTCCAGGGGTGTTTAGCAGTTCGTTTGCTATGCGCCTCAACCGTGCTTTGCCAATGGAGGTGGTTGAGGCTGAGGAAGGTATGGAGGTGCGTCCGGGACGTGTGATCATTGCTCGGGGGGATTATCACCTGAGATTCCGTAAAGAAGGAACGCGAGTTGTTTGTCAACTTGATGACGGTGAACGGGTTAACCGTCATAAGCCGTCCGTGGAGGTCATGTTTGATTCTTTACAGCAGTTGGTTCCGGCCAACAAACTGGTATCAGTGATGTTGACAGGCATGGGGCGTGATGGTGCTGAGGCGATGAAACGGCTGAAAGATGGTGGAGCAGCAAGCTTTGCCCAGGATGAGGCCTCCTCGGTTGTTTGGGGAATGCCAAAAGCAGCCTACGACCTCGGTGCTGTGGATGAGTTGATATCGTTGCCGAATATGGCCGCCAGTATACTGAAAGCTGCGCAACAAAACGGATAAATTTCGCTCAGGTTGCATGACAAATGCAGGCTTTGTGCTAAATATTAATAATACTTTTTTTGTTGGAGAAAACGGATGACAGTTCAGGCCTCACTTGCTGGAAACGGTCAGGAATTGATGATCAAAATTGATGGTCGTTTTGATTTCAGTGCGCATCAGGAATTCCGTGATGCTTATGAAGGTGCATCCGGTCAGATTACCAGTTACACCGTGGATATGGCGTCGACATCTTATCTGGACAGCTCGGCGCTGGGCATGTTGTTACTGTTGCGCGACCATGCCGGTGGTGACAATGCTAATGTGAAAATTGTTAACTGCAATCAGGATGTCCGAAAAATTCTGACCATTTCTAATTTTGAACAACT is from Bacterioplanoides sp. SCSIO 12839 and encodes:
- a CDS encoding STAS domain-containing protein; translation: MTVQASLAGNGQELMIKIDGRFDFSAHQEFRDAYEGASGQITSYTVDMASTSYLDSSALGMLLLLRDHAGGDNANVKIVNCNQDVRKILTISNFEQLFTIQ
- the cheD gene encoding chemoreceptor glutamine deamidase CheD → MISTQHSQAINSRPVQPPVSSGFEHVNRYWDSVHNVWAAKILPGEFYVSTHGEMVVTVLGSCISACIRDKVRGIGGMNHFMLPSQGEFSSDVWGSNPDTHASRYGNWAMEFLINEILKRGGKRENLEVKLFGGGQMIASMSDIGQRNILFAYNYLANEGLKVAAADVGDVFARKVLYFPDTGCVKVRRIKQTRNDTLIKRETEYQKSVETPQQNSAGSIDLF
- a CDS encoding chemotaxis response regulator protein-glutamate methylesterase; the encoded protein is MAEKIKVLIVDDSALIRQMLKEIFSTIDEVEVVGTAADPYIARDKIKRLNPDVLTLDVEMPRMNGLQFLGNLMRLRPMPVVMVSTLTEAGAPETLEALELGAVDFIAKPKAQDQAEFQQFAASLKEKILMAAKARVRAYSGEKKAAPQPVSKIPYHKWVCIGSSTGGTEAIREVLSGVPVNCPPIVITQHIPGVFSSSFAMRLNRALPMEVVEAEEGMEVRPGRVIIARGDYHLRFRKEGTRVVCQLDDGERVNRHKPSVEVMFDSLQQLVPANKLVSVMLTGMGRDGAEAMKRLKDGGAASFAQDEASSVVWGMPKAAYDLGAVDELISLPNMAASILKAAQQNG